One part of the Sorangiineae bacterium MSr11954 genome encodes these proteins:
- a CDS encoding NADPH:quinone oxidoreductase family protein, with amino-acid sequence MKAIRIHRFGPPDVLQLEDVPDPRPAPGRILIRVRAAGMNYADLLIREGRYPKLAALPYTPGYEAAGVVEALGEGVEGPAVGTRVVAAVSAPGTFAEYVEAEPAQVTEIPEGVGDEEALALPVQALTAWLALRIGGRVAPGDSVLIPAAAGGAGHLAVQLAKRLGAARVLAGASTKEKRDLALRLGADAAIDYTEGGWADQVRAATDGRGADVVFERSGGAHADESLRALAKGGRLIVFGADSLTEPRLSTEQLRGLLVQGQAYAGFSLMALPDGVRRAALHELFAFVAAGALQVHVGARFPLARAADAHRAMASRATSGKVVINL; translated from the coding sequence ATGAAAGCCATTCGCATCCATCGTTTTGGTCCGCCCGATGTCCTCCAGCTCGAAGACGTGCCGGATCCGCGCCCCGCGCCGGGACGAATCTTGATTCGCGTGCGCGCCGCGGGCATGAATTACGCGGATCTTCTCATTCGGGAAGGCCGTTATCCGAAGCTGGCCGCGCTGCCTTATACGCCGGGTTACGAGGCCGCGGGGGTGGTGGAGGCGCTGGGCGAAGGCGTCGAGGGACCGGCGGTGGGCACCCGGGTGGTGGCCGCCGTCTCCGCGCCGGGTACGTTCGCGGAGTACGTGGAGGCGGAGCCCGCCCAGGTCACGGAGATCCCCGAGGGCGTGGGCGACGAGGAAGCGCTCGCCCTGCCCGTCCAGGCGCTCACCGCGTGGCTGGCGCTGCGCATCGGCGGTCGTGTGGCGCCTGGGGATTCCGTGCTCATCCCGGCGGCCGCGGGCGGGGCGGGGCACCTGGCCGTGCAGCTCGCCAAACGCCTTGGCGCAGCGCGCGTCCTCGCCGGCGCGAGCACGAAGGAGAAGCGCGATCTCGCGCTACGCCTCGGCGCGGATGCCGCCATCGACTACACCGAGGGCGGGTGGGCCGACCAGGTGCGCGCGGCGACGGATGGGCGCGGCGCCGACGTGGTGTTCGAGAGGAGCGGCGGCGCCCACGCGGACGAGAGCCTGCGGGCGCTGGCGAAAGGCGGCCGGCTCATCGTCTTCGGCGCGGATAGTCTCACCGAGCCGCGTTTGTCGACCGAGCAGCTTCGCGGTCTGCTGGTGCAGGGCCAAGCCTATGCCGGCTTCTCGCTCATGGCGCTCCCCGACGGAGTTCGTCGCGCGGCCCTCCACGAGCTCTTTGCGTTCGTCGCCGCCGGCGCGCTCCAGGTCCACGTGGGGGCGCGCTTTCCGCTCGCGCGCGCGGCCGACGCGCATCGGGCCATGGCCTCGCGCGCCACGAGCGGCAAGGTCGTCATCAATCTTTGA
- a CDS encoding TetR family transcriptional regulator, which translates to MTSAARPLKPRAQRRAETEARILDTARALFSDLGYDRTTIRAIASRAEVDPALIMQYFGSKDALFEKASCLPTQDAFTSGPDRLLDELLEVLGTKMTDYSMDSVATLRSMLTHPQAAEQVRDRLDAYVARISTQIDADDAPLRAALIIAIHRAVIIDRHLLRYAPIRDASPEHIVRLLQPCLRALIHPGKKKRKKKGKKS; encoded by the coding sequence GTGACGAGCGCCGCCCGCCCCCTCAAACCCCGCGCCCAACGGCGCGCCGAGACCGAAGCACGGATCCTCGACACGGCACGCGCGCTGTTCTCCGACCTGGGCTACGACCGCACGACCATCCGCGCCATCGCCTCGCGCGCCGAGGTCGATCCGGCGCTGATCATGCAGTATTTCGGATCCAAGGACGCGCTCTTCGAAAAGGCTTCGTGCCTCCCCACCCAGGACGCCTTCACGAGCGGCCCCGACCGCCTCCTCGACGAGCTGCTGGAGGTGCTGGGCACCAAAATGACCGACTACTCCATGGACTCGGTGGCCACCCTTCGCTCCATGCTCACACACCCGCAGGCCGCCGAGCAGGTGCGCGACCGCCTCGACGCATACGTGGCCCGCATCAGCACGCAAATCGACGCGGACGACGCGCCGCTGCGCGCGGCCCTCATCATCGCCATCCACCGCGCCGTCATCATCGATCGCCACCTCTTACGCTACGCGCCCATTCGGGACGCATCCCCCGAGCACATCGTTCGCCTCTTGCAGCCGTGCCTGCGCGCGCTGATTCACCCGGGCAAAAAGAAGCGGAAGAAGAAGGGTAAGAAGAGCTAG
- a CDS encoding DNA mismatch repair protein — translation MHPSPAEPVLVPDLLHASAHTRIDLANTKLAMALAFAGGASGGLFTDALDRAMVAPSSWDAEAYARDLFLPQFVALCFEVRIGQETPALATRHLIKVLRCPPDDVATIHHRRTILAELVASPTLRRSLERSYLSLGRFRVLLEGATEGAGWDPNRRRLDILTAIKELIDGMAEGFATARSGLARLGAFGRRVRAGEPYRALSDLLDHDANLATVNLTVRVGADGKVRNFEILAVQPNDANPFTGSVWGRWLAKLALFVRGYHFGEDEIVARLIDTVFDGLQDDVVHFVQLLGDMEFYLGALGFRDRALAAGLDVCLPTLVGPEQPRALEGLFNPLLLAHGVAPIPCNLHTDRHTTTVLVTGPNSGGKTRLLQSVGLSQLLAQSGVFVPARAGTMALARGLVVSLLQEMRADQSEGRLGMELSRIRELFERLPPGAMVLLDELCSGTNPSEGEEIFELVLQMLARLEPFAFITTHFLAFAARLEKTRSIAQLRFLRAELGAQGDPTYQFVPGVAHTSLAGQAAKRLGVTRDQLMDLVERNIRRMPHAPKQNG, via the coding sequence GTGCACCCCTCGCCCGCAGAGCCGGTGCTCGTGCCCGATCTGCTCCATGCATCGGCCCACACCCGAATCGACCTCGCGAACACGAAGCTCGCGATGGCGCTCGCGTTTGCGGGCGGCGCTTCGGGCGGTCTCTTCACCGATGCGCTCGATCGCGCCATGGTAGCGCCTTCGAGCTGGGATGCGGAGGCGTATGCGCGCGATCTGTTCCTGCCGCAGTTCGTCGCCCTTTGCTTCGAGGTCCGCATCGGCCAGGAGACGCCCGCCTTGGCCACGCGTCATTTGATCAAGGTGCTCCGCTGCCCGCCGGACGACGTGGCCACCATCCATCATCGCCGAACGATCCTGGCCGAGCTCGTAGCATCCCCGACCTTGCGGCGGTCGCTCGAACGTTCGTACCTCTCGCTGGGCCGATTTCGCGTGCTCCTCGAGGGCGCGACCGAGGGCGCGGGCTGGGATCCGAACCGCCGCCGGCTCGATATCCTCACCGCCATCAAAGAGCTCATCGACGGGATGGCCGAAGGCTTTGCGACGGCCCGCTCGGGGCTCGCGCGCCTCGGCGCCTTCGGGCGGCGCGTGCGAGCGGGCGAGCCCTATCGGGCGCTCTCCGATTTGCTCGACCACGACGCGAACCTCGCCACCGTAAACCTCACCGTGCGCGTCGGCGCCGATGGCAAGGTTCGCAACTTCGAAATCCTGGCGGTGCAGCCCAACGACGCAAACCCGTTCACCGGCTCGGTCTGGGGCCGCTGGCTCGCGAAGCTCGCGCTCTTCGTCCGCGGCTACCACTTCGGCGAGGACGAAATCGTGGCGCGGCTGATCGATACCGTGTTCGATGGCCTGCAAGACGACGTCGTCCACTTCGTGCAGTTGCTGGGCGACATGGAGTTTTACCTCGGCGCGCTGGGGTTTCGCGACCGCGCGCTGGCCGCGGGTCTCGATGTGTGCCTGCCCACCCTCGTAGGCCCCGAGCAGCCGAGGGCGCTCGAAGGACTCTTCAATCCGCTGCTCCTCGCGCACGGGGTCGCGCCCATTCCGTGCAATCTGCACACGGATCGGCACACCACCACGGTCCTGGTCACCGGGCCGAACTCGGGCGGGAAGACGCGACTCCTTCAATCGGTGGGCCTCTCGCAGCTGCTCGCGCAGTCGGGGGTGTTCGTCCCGGCGCGCGCAGGGACCATGGCCCTCGCGCGCGGCTTGGTCGTCTCGCTGCTTCAAGAGATGCGCGCGGATCAATCCGAAGGGCGGCTCGGGATGGAGCTCTCGCGAATTCGCGAGCTGTTCGAGCGATTGCCGCCGGGCGCCATGGTGCTCCTCGACGAGCTCTGCTCCGGAACGAATCCCTCGGAGGGCGAAGAGATCTTCGAGCTGGTGCTCCAAATGCTAGCGCGGCTCGAGCCGTTCGCCTTCATCACGACGCATTTCCTCGCGTTCGCCGCGCGCCTCGAGAAAACACGAAGCATCGCCCAGCTCCGCTTTTTGCGCGCGGAGCTCGGCGCCCAAGGCGACCCCACGTACCAATTCGTTCCCGGCGTGGCCCATACGTCGCTCGCGGGCCAAGCCGCCAAGAGGCTCGGTGTGACGCGCGATCAGCTGATGGATCTGGTCGAACGAAACATCCGGCGCATGCCCCACGCGCCAAAACAAAACGGCTAA
- a CDS encoding helix-turn-helix domain-containing protein, with the protein MHVAFYLQPSFYSAIAAALVETLQTVNAVRASPAFSFEFVSRVPRAVSKSGIVFSARTKPSRKVDVLVLLATATIDPHETVNLLDGELPYVTPFIDRAIEEDATIAAICAAPYFLAGAGVLDGKRSTISWWLKDATSRRFPRVRWQPSRLVIRQGRIYTSGAGFAGLDLVTTMLVDLGFAKEERMVRKLMVLPPMREFQSPYEMVLPEQREPFEKKLNAVAKGSLEELSLDFLARRLGMSPRTLARRFSEELGTSPGKWVQEKRLERARWLLEGTKLDISEICHRVGYHDVPSFSRLFSRTTGMTPGEYRKHLRG; encoded by the coding sequence GTGCACGTCGCCTTCTACTTGCAGCCCTCGTTCTACTCGGCGATCGCCGCCGCCCTGGTCGAAACCCTGCAGACCGTGAACGCGGTGCGCGCATCGCCGGCGTTCTCGTTCGAGTTCGTGTCGCGGGTACCGCGCGCCGTCTCGAAGTCGGGGATCGTCTTTTCGGCGCGAACGAAGCCTTCGCGCAAGGTCGATGTGCTGGTGCTGCTGGCGACGGCCACCATCGACCCCCACGAGACCGTGAACCTCCTCGACGGGGAGCTCCCGTATGTCACCCCCTTCATCGATCGCGCCATCGAGGAGGATGCGACCATCGCCGCCATCTGCGCGGCGCCCTACTTTCTCGCGGGGGCGGGGGTGCTCGATGGCAAGCGCTCCACCATCTCGTGGTGGCTCAAGGACGCGACGAGCCGCCGATTTCCTCGGGTGCGATGGCAGCCTTCGCGCCTCGTGATTCGCCAGGGGCGCATTTACACCAGCGGCGCGGGGTTCGCGGGGCTCGATCTGGTGACGACGATGCTGGTCGATTTGGGGTTCGCAAAGGAAGAGCGCATGGTTCGCAAGCTGATGGTGCTGCCGCCGATGCGCGAGTTCCAGTCCCCTTACGAGATGGTCTTGCCGGAGCAACGCGAGCCGTTCGAGAAGAAGCTGAACGCAGTCGCGAAGGGCAGCCTCGAGGAGCTCAGCCTCGACTTTTTGGCGCGCAGGCTAGGGATGTCCCCGCGGACGCTCGCCCGCCGGTTCTCGGAGGAGCTTGGAACGAGCCCCGGGAAGTGGGTTCAGGAAAAGCGGCTCGAACGCGCGCGGTGGCTCTTGGAGGGGACCAAATTGGATATCTCGGAGATATGCCATCGTGTGGGCTACCACGATGTCCCCTCGTTCTCACGATTGTTCTCTCGGACGACGGGGATGACCCCCGGGGAGTATCGAAAACACCTTCGCGGGTGA
- a CDS encoding zinc-binding dehydrogenase codes for MSAPAGPKFNGTMKAIVFDRIGSPLDVLRLRDVPAPSAGPGQVLVQVRSASINPGDFLFIQSLYPDPKKPRLPQIAGQHGAGTIVAAGDGVSLAPGSLVAFSYQNVWAEHTVVPVEWLIPLPAEYPLEKAGQFMNLITAWDLLEEAKVAPGQWLALTAGNSTVATMVAQMARRRGIHVVSIVRRTQPEVDLKDFGASAVIDLSEQRDPIGEQLAELTRGQGLSAIIDPVGGPLVGDLVRALAWAGRLVIYGGYGNDRFALHNFDILMKDVRIGAYVYRYFFDPPKKSDSTVLEAITELAQSPDFRVRVGGTHPLEDFERAVRESWERPEQGKRFFVAEGGYR; via the coding sequence GTGAGCGCCCCGGCGGGGCCCAAATTCAATGGCACCATGAAAGCCATCGTCTTCGACCGCATCGGTTCTCCCCTGGACGTGCTCCGGCTCCGCGATGTGCCCGCCCCCAGCGCCGGCCCCGGCCAGGTGTTGGTGCAGGTGCGTTCGGCGTCCATCAACCCCGGGGATTTCCTCTTCATCCAATCGCTCTACCCCGACCCGAAGAAGCCCCGGCTGCCGCAAATCGCAGGCCAGCACGGCGCCGGCACCATCGTCGCAGCCGGAGATGGCGTCTCGCTCGCGCCCGGCAGCCTGGTGGCATTCAGCTACCAAAACGTATGGGCCGAGCACACCGTCGTGCCCGTCGAATGGTTAATCCCCTTACCGGCCGAATACCCGCTCGAGAAGGCGGGTCAGTTCATGAACCTCATCACCGCCTGGGATCTGCTCGAGGAAGCGAAGGTCGCGCCGGGGCAGTGGCTCGCGCTCACCGCGGGCAACTCCACGGTGGCCACCATGGTGGCACAAATGGCGCGGCGGCGCGGCATCCACGTCGTATCCATCGTGCGCCGGACCCAACCCGAGGTCGACTTGAAGGACTTCGGCGCCTCGGCCGTCATCGATCTCTCCGAGCAACGCGATCCCATTGGCGAGCAGCTGGCGGAGCTCACGCGCGGTCAGGGGCTTTCGGCCATCATCGATCCGGTTGGCGGGCCGCTGGTCGGGGATCTGGTGCGCGCGTTGGCGTGGGCCGGACGGCTCGTCATCTATGGCGGTTATGGCAACGATCGATTCGCGCTGCACAACTTCGATATCCTCATGAAGGACGTACGCATTGGCGCCTACGTTTACCGCTACTTCTTCGATCCCCCGAAAAAAAGCGACTCCACCGTGCTCGAGGCGATCACCGAGCTGGCGCAAAGCCCCGACTTCCGGGTGCGCGTGGGGGGCACGCACCCCCTCGAAGACTTCGAGCGGGCCGTTCGTGAGAGCTGGGAGCGCCCCGAGCAAGGAAAGCGCTTCTTCGTGGCCGAAGGAGGGTACCGCTAG
- a CDS encoding DoxX family protein, producing MAPLVVLVATFLVLLLLGRFGVRALRDPLVCLRGALCAMFLLTASAHFGSRRPDLVRMVPSMVPHPEFWVTFTGVAEIAGAVGLLLPRLAPWASAGLTLLLLAVFPANLHAASHHLTIGGVPVPAAGPRTLIQLVFLAAVLAAGFGHRWRARGPAKGHDSAVDSAP from the coding sequence ATGGCACCTCTCGTCGTACTGGTTGCAACATTTCTCGTGCTTCTCCTTTTGGGCCGCTTCGGCGTTCGAGCGCTCCGCGATCCGCTCGTGTGCCTTCGCGGGGCGCTCTGCGCCATGTTCCTGCTCACGGCGTCCGCACACTTTGGCAGCCGCCGCCCGGACCTCGTTCGAATGGTTCCTTCCATGGTTCCCCATCCGGAGTTTTGGGTCACCTTCACCGGCGTCGCTGAAATCGCCGGCGCCGTCGGGCTCCTACTCCCACGCCTCGCACCGTGGGCCTCCGCGGGGCTCACGCTCCTTCTCCTCGCCGTCTTCCCCGCGAACCTTCATGCCGCCAGCCACCACTTGACCATCGGCGGCGTCCCCGTACCTGCGGCCGGGCCGCGCACCCTCATCCAGCTCGTTTTTCTCGCGGCCGTCCTCGCGGCCGGCTTCGGCCACCGATGGCGCGCGCGCGGCCCGGCGAAAGGTCATGACTCCGCCGTCGACTCGGCGCCCTAG
- a CDS encoding class I SAM-dependent methyltransferase, with protein sequence MNPNSTASLSLEGARDWLSRWDTQQDRYIERREERFAVIGDLLAATCRADAKILDLACGPGSLGARLAERFPKAQVVGVDYDPVLLAIARTAHREDPRRRFLESDLRLSGWWKDEAPASFDAVVSTTALHWLGSHELVRVYREAARLLRPGGVLVNGDHVAPAPGEQALARVVARSREQMHVEADARGAATWEGWWDAIAHDATFAGAWEERGRRFGARHGEEPITLAYHLAALRQAGFEETGVAWQRWDDVVMFGTVAGRA encoded by the coding sequence ATGAACCCGAATTCGACCGCATCCCTCTCGCTCGAGGGCGCCCGTGATTGGCTTTCGCGCTGGGACACGCAGCAAGATCGCTACATCGAACGGCGCGAGGAGCGCTTCGCCGTCATCGGCGATCTGCTGGCCGCGACGTGCCGCGCGGACGCGAAAATCCTCGATCTCGCGTGCGGTCCCGGCAGCCTGGGGGCGCGCTTGGCCGAGCGCTTTCCAAAGGCGCAAGTGGTGGGGGTCGACTACGATCCGGTGCTGCTCGCGATCGCGCGAACGGCGCACCGCGAGGATCCGCGCCGCCGCTTTCTCGAGTCGGATCTGCGCCTCTCCGGATGGTGGAAGGACGAGGCGCCCGCGAGCTTCGACGCCGTGGTGAGCACCACGGCGCTCCACTGGCTCGGGAGCCACGAGCTCGTCCGCGTCTACCGCGAGGCGGCGCGGCTGCTTCGACCCGGCGGCGTCCTCGTCAACGGTGATCACGTGGCCCCGGCCCCCGGCGAGCAGGCCCTCGCGCGCGTCGTCGCGAGGTCGCGCGAGCAGATGCACGTCGAGGCAGACGCGCGCGGCGCCGCGACCTGGGAAGGGTGGTGGGACGCGATCGCGCACGACGCCACCTTCGCGGGCGCGTGGGAGGAGCGCGGCCGCAGGTTCGGTGCACGGCATGGCGAGGAGCCGATCACCTTGGCGTATCACCTGGCCGCGCTTCGTCAGGCGGGGTTCGAGGAGACGGGGGTCGCGTGGCAGCGCTGGGACGACGTGGTGATGTTCGGCACCGTGGCGGGGAGGGCCTAG
- a CDS encoding LysR family transcriptional regulator: MKLTASSVTLEWSDVRIFLAVAVSGSYAKAARRTGVSVMTVGRRIQALESSLGVRLVERLPNGYRPTSEGHALLPAATQMAAAADDLLRTASRRDPRVVRLSATEWDSMFVVRHVRALRALVPRLDLEVQMAHQPPSLARREIDLVLIENLPQEGALVSRRLGAMAFAIYGSAAYVARNKHARDEKKRFSKCDWVGFDAEHEYMPVSRWLTERRRAPATYRFTNAVAILEGVRASVGLALLPCWIADSEPNLIRLSPPLDDPTHPTFALFAADRRRDPILRAAVDGLARVYRAEAGALRGEKA; encoded by the coding sequence ATGAAACTCACCGCCAGCTCGGTCACGCTCGAGTGGAGCGACGTTCGCATCTTCCTCGCCGTCGCCGTGAGCGGCAGCTACGCCAAGGCGGCGCGCCGCACGGGGGTCAGCGTCATGACGGTGGGGCGCCGCATCCAGGCCCTGGAATCGTCGCTCGGCGTGCGGCTGGTGGAGCGCCTTCCCAATGGCTACCGGCCCACGTCCGAGGGGCACGCGCTCCTGCCGGCCGCCACCCAGATGGCCGCCGCCGCCGATGATTTGCTGAGGACCGCCAGCCGCCGCGATCCGCGCGTGGTGCGGCTGTCGGCCACCGAGTGGGACTCCATGTTCGTCGTGCGCCACGTTCGCGCGCTCCGCGCCCTCGTTCCGCGCCTCGACCTGGAGGTGCAGATGGCGCATCAACCCCCGAGCCTCGCCCGGCGCGAGATCGATCTGGTGCTCATCGAGAACCTTCCGCAGGAGGGCGCTCTGGTCTCGCGCCGGCTGGGCGCCATGGCCTTCGCCATTTATGGCTCGGCGGCCTATGTCGCGCGCAACAAGCACGCCCGCGACGAGAAGAAGCGCTTCTCCAAGTGCGATTGGGTCGGCTTCGACGCCGAGCACGAATACATGCCCGTATCCCGCTGGCTCACCGAGCGCCGGCGCGCGCCGGCCACCTACCGATTCACCAACGCCGTCGCCATCCTCGAGGGCGTGCGCGCCTCCGTGGGCTTGGCGCTCCTCCCCTGCTGGATCGCCGACTCCGAACCAAACCTGATCCGCCTATCCCCCCCGCTGGACGATCCGACGCACCCCACGTTCGCGCTCTTCGCAGCCGACCGCCGGCGCGATCCCATTTTGCGCGCCGCGGTCGACGGGCTCGCCCGCGTCTACCGGGCCGAGGCCGGCGCGCTGCGCGGTGAAAAGGCGTAA
- a CDS encoding VOC family protein, with the protein MARPFHYAFLVRDLESTRRFYGSILGCPEGRSTETWVDFDFFGNQISAHVNDVLPAPIPCGHVDQVVVPIPHAGAVLDWDEFQALAKRLQDAQIAFLIAPMIRYAGRPEEQATMFFTDFSGNAIELKAYRHPEHVFSM; encoded by the coding sequence ATGGCCCGCCCCTTTCACTACGCCTTCCTCGTCCGAGATCTCGAATCCACGCGGCGCTTCTATGGATCGATCCTGGGCTGTCCGGAGGGCCGGAGCACGGAGACGTGGGTCGACTTCGACTTTTTCGGTAACCAAATCTCCGCCCATGTGAACGACGTCCTCCCGGCGCCCATCCCGTGCGGGCACGTGGATCAGGTCGTCGTACCGATCCCTCACGCGGGGGCGGTCCTGGATTGGGACGAGTTCCAGGCGCTGGCCAAGCGGCTCCAGGATGCCCAAATTGCGTTCCTCATTGCCCCCATGATCCGGTACGCGGGCCGCCCCGAGGAGCAAGCGACGATGTTCTTCACGGACTTCAGCGGCAATGCGATCGAGCTCAAAGCGTATCGCCACCCCGAGCACGTCTTTTCGATGTGA
- a CDS encoding NAD(P)-dependent alcohol dehydrogenase — MRAVVYRSYGPPSVLSLENVDDAHERSAPGRGELRVRVFAASLNPKDVLVRKGKYKLFTGHRFPKGLGYDYAGEVVACGRSAGFFANKDRVFGMIQTWDGGTCAEYITVRAEECARIPDSLGWEEAAAIPLAAQTALQALRDVAKVRLGTRVLIHGASGGVGTFAIQIAKALGAHVTAVSSSPNHDLCRTLGADETIDYQTSSPFAAARGYDTIFDVFGNRTFTEARRALHGRGTYVTTVPSRRTFLDIAKTLGAPQRARLVKVRSKGSDLAYLAMLAEQGRLRSIIHRVFDLHDVQAASTQIETKRTRGKVVLRIREMPSDRSAGTISAAQSP, encoded by the coding sequence GTGAGAGCCGTCGTCTACCGAAGCTACGGGCCCCCCAGCGTACTTTCGCTCGAGAACGTGGACGACGCGCACGAGCGCTCCGCGCCCGGCCGAGGCGAGCTTCGGGTGCGCGTGTTCGCCGCGTCCCTCAACCCGAAGGACGTGCTCGTTCGCAAGGGGAAGTACAAGCTGTTCACGGGCCATCGCTTTCCCAAAGGGCTCGGCTACGACTACGCGGGCGAGGTCGTAGCGTGCGGGCGCTCGGCCGGATTCTTTGCCAACAAGGACCGCGTGTTCGGGATGATCCAAACGTGGGACGGCGGCACCTGCGCCGAGTACATCACGGTGCGCGCGGAGGAGTGCGCGCGCATCCCCGACTCGCTCGGGTGGGAAGAGGCCGCCGCCATTCCCCTGGCCGCGCAGACCGCCTTGCAAGCGCTGCGCGACGTCGCCAAGGTCCGACTGGGCACGCGGGTCCTCATCCACGGCGCATCGGGCGGCGTCGGCACCTTCGCCATTCAAATCGCAAAAGCGCTCGGCGCCCACGTCACCGCCGTATCGAGCTCCCCGAACCACGATCTTTGCCGCACCCTCGGCGCCGACGAAACCATCGACTACCAAACCTCGTCCCCCTTCGCGGCCGCGCGCGGATACGACACCATCTTCGACGTCTTCGGCAACCGCACCTTCACCGAAGCCCGCCGCGCCCTCCATGGCCGCGGCACCTATGTCACCACGGTGCCGAGCCGCCGCACATTCCTCGATATCGCCAAAACCCTCGGCGCACCGCAACGGGCGCGCCTGGTCAAGGTTCGCTCCAAAGGCTCCGATCTCGCCTACCTCGCCATGCTCGCCGAGCAAGGCCGACTCCGTTCCATCATCCACCGCGTCTTCGATCTCCACGACGTCCAGGCCGCGTCCACCCAAATCGAAACCAAACGAACGCGCGGTAAAGTCGTTCTACGGATCCGCGAAATGCCCTCGGACCGGTCGGCCGGAACAATCTCCGCGGCGCAAAGCCCGTAA
- a CDS encoding sigma 54-interacting transcriptional regulator has protein sequence MTSTAVGEPRFVDVLGGTLIVGGKSIPIEPETTALIVREGADDFPEDSVVRIPIHDRKVSEIHAELTVTRDGVRIRDLRSTNGTVVDGVPVTEAFLRKGHRIRVGETELQFLPAAAATTVDLETDETFPPLVGTASSMRKFYRKLSRVAPTEFTVLVTGETGTGKELVAQAIHEASRRAKGPYVVIDCGAINLSLAESLLFGHKKGAYTGAADRQPSPFEDADGGTLFLDEIGELPLETQSRLLRVLQERQVKSVGDNFYRRVDVRIIAATRRNLEKEVNEGRFRVDLFHRLMVLQVQVPPLRDRLDDIPALVELFTRKLGHEGAFARISHESLLQMTTYDWPGNVRELLNVVARGLAFAPDVGPIHLELPKAGANPLEEQANTYPVALLAFKRAYWTNVHTLCGGKYKNMVSLAGLSKTAISKHLAVLGLSKDSKG, from the coding sequence ATGACAAGTACGGCGGTTGGGGAACCTCGTTTCGTTGACGTTTTGGGTGGCACGTTGATCGTCGGGGGGAAGTCGATTCCTATTGAACCCGAAACGACGGCGCTGATTGTGCGGGAAGGTGCGGACGACTTCCCCGAAGATAGTGTCGTTCGTATACCGATTCACGATCGCAAGGTCAGCGAAATTCATGCAGAGTTGACCGTGACACGGGACGGCGTGCGGATTCGTGACCTGCGGTCGACAAATGGAACCGTCGTGGACGGCGTTCCGGTAACAGAAGCGTTCTTACGTAAAGGGCATAGAATTCGTGTAGGCGAAACCGAGCTGCAATTTCTGCCCGCAGCCGCTGCAACCACGGTCGACCTGGAGACGGATGAAACATTTCCTCCGCTCGTCGGAACAGCATCATCAATGCGAAAATTCTATCGCAAGCTGAGCCGGGTTGCACCGACGGAGTTTACCGTTCTGGTTACCGGGGAGACTGGAACCGGAAAGGAGCTCGTTGCTCAAGCGATCCATGAGGCGAGCCGCCGCGCGAAGGGACCTTATGTGGTTATCGATTGCGGTGCTATCAACTTATCGCTAGCGGAGAGTCTCCTATTTGGGCACAAAAAGGGTGCGTATACGGGTGCAGCCGACCGACAACCTTCGCCGTTCGAAGACGCGGATGGAGGTACTTTGTTTCTCGACGAGATAGGCGAACTCCCGCTCGAAACTCAGTCAAGGCTTCTGCGGGTCCTCCAAGAGCGTCAGGTCAAATCGGTAGGGGACAACTTCTATCGGCGGGTCGACGTCCGCATCATTGCCGCTACCCGCCGGAACCTTGAGAAGGAAGTCAATGAAGGCAGATTTCGAGTTGACCTCTTCCATCGACTGATGGTGTTGCAGGTTCAGGTTCCTCCGCTACGAGATCGGCTCGACGACATTCCGGCTCTCGTCGAGCTGTTTACCCGAAAGTTAGGCCACGAGGGAGCCTTTGCTCGAATTTCCCACGAGTCGCTCCTCCAAATGACGACCTACGACTGGCCAGGCAACGTGCGCGAGCTGCTAAACGTCGTCGCGAGGGGTCTGGCGTTCGCCCCCGATGTCGGTCCGATCCATCTCGAGCTGCCAAAGGCTGGCGCGAACCCGTTGGAGGAGCAGGCGAATACTTATCCAGTCGCTCTGCTCGCATTCAAGCGAGCATACTGGACGAACGTGCACACGCTATGCGGGGGCAAATACAAGAATATGGTTTCACTGGCGGGCCTGTCGAAAACGGCAATATCCAAACATCTCGCCGTTCTCGGGCTGTCGAAGGATTCAAAAGGCTGA